In Rhodopirellula sp. P2, the DNA window CGATGCGGGACGAAGGGTTTTATCCCTGTGACGTGACGGCGGTTCCCGTTGGTGTTGTCAACACGGAATCGGAACCGACGCAGATGTTGCAGAAATACGGCGTGCTGTGGACGGAACGACCTCCTGGTGTCATTGATTCCAGGATTTATCTGGGACTCTCTGGTTCGGAACATCAAGCCAAAGGCTGGGAGCCGCTTCTTCACAGCGGGTTCGTGCCCAAATCCAATTTGAAACGTCGTCATCCAAGTGGGAGCGATCGTTACAGTTCGGTCCGGCATCGGTTGGTTGCGCCTCCGATGACCGAGGACGCGTGGAACGAAAGTCCCTACGGCTTTCAAACGCGGGTGACGTTGGGGAAATATCAAACCGACATCCGCTTGAATCCTCGCGGTGAGTTTGACGAAGACACGTTGAGCTACGCCGCGGTTTGGTGGAACGGTGGCGCTTTCGAATCAAAAACGTTGGAACGGCTTCCCGCAGAGGACCATTGGCGAGAGTCAAAGGGATTGGCCGCGGCAGGTTATCGCTTGGCCAGTCTGTCTCTGGTGGAAGACGGCGAAAGCGTCGCTGCATCGGTGTGGCTTCGTCCCGTTGTGACGGATGAACAAAAGGACCATGTTGCGAGCCGGCAGGCCAACGCCATCATCGCTCTGGCCCGCCTGGGATCCGCGGAGCACCTCTGGAAGTCCTTGGAGGACGCTCCTGACCCTCGTTTGCGATCATTTCTGATGGATCGACTGGCGTCGCTCAGTGTCCCCTCCTCCATGTTGCTGGAGCAACTGCGGGTGGAGGGCAATGAGTCTCGTCGGTTTGCGTTGCTCGCTTCACTGGCGCGATATCGTCCCGAGCAGTTGCCAGCGGATGACCTTCGGGAGCTAAAAACACTGGTGAGCGATTGGGGGACGAAACATCCTCAGGCCTCCATTCATTCGATTTGTCGCTATCTCGCGAATCGCTGGAAGTGGGATCAGGTCGTGGAGCAAATTGACCAATCCCATCGGCCTTCATCGTCTGCTGACAATGTTTCGGAAGCAGCCAGCGTCTCAGACGCAGATGAATTGGCTCCCGGTTGGGACCGAAACGGGCAAGGGCAAACGATGGTGACGATCCAGGGGCCAGTGGAGTTTGTGATGGGATCTCCTGGGCATGAGTCTTTCCGCGACCACTCGTTGGAGATTCCGATTCGCACCAAGATCCCTCGGACATTCGCGATTGCTGACGCGGAGGTGACCTTGGCGCAATACCAACGCTTTGATCCCGATGCGAGTTACGCGACCCAGTACGCACTTCAACCCGACTGTCCGATGACTTCCGTTGGATGGTTCGAAGCGATCAAGTACTGCCGTTGGCTGAGTGAACAGGAAGGCATTCCTGAATCGCAAATGTGTTACCCCTCAATCCAAGAAATTGAGGCTTCGCACCAGTTGCCCGAAGGGATCAAGCGTCCCAAGGACTTTCTGGAACGCACCGGGTACCGACTGCCAACGGAAGCAGAATGGGAATATGCCTGCCGCGGGCGAACTCACACGCCTCGTTCCTATGGAAATTCCCCCGAGCTTTTATCTCAGTACGCCTGGACGACGGAAGGATCCGCCCAGAACTCGAGAGTCTTGTTCCGGCCGGTCAGGCAGTTGCTCCCCAACCCGTTCGGTTTGTTTGACACGCTCGGCAATGTGATGGAGTGGTGCGAAACTCATGAAGTCTCACGCCGCGAAAATAAGACGATGATTGTCGACACGACCAATGGCTTGATCGACAACCAATCGACTTATCGGGCCGCACGAGGCAGCGCCGTGTTCTACATTCCGACGACCATGCGTTCGGCCAAACGAGAACAAGAAAAGCTTTACACGCAACACCCTTACCTCGGATTTCGTGTCGCACGCACGTTGCAGGTGTTGGAAGAACCGAGTGCGGAATGAGTCGCCTGGCGTGTTGCTGGTGACCACGAGTGCAGCCAATGATCAAGGGGCAAGCTGAGTCTGTTCTCCCCATTGGCCGTCGGTTTTTCGTTGGTAAACCGTGCCCTTGTCCGTGATCACTCGGAGTTTCTGGTTGACCGTTCGCAGGTCGATCGGCTTGCTGTCATTGGACGGGAGAGAAACGGGGGACCATGTCGCGGACGCTGCTTTGAATTGGTAGAGATTTTGGTCTTCGGTGAGAGCGTGAAGCGGTTGAGAGTCCGCTGCTGCCATCATGCAAACCTTTTTGCCCGCCAACGGATCGCGACTGAGATGCGACCAACTGGCGCCCGAGGCGGCATCCTTCAGTTGGTAAACGGTTTGGTCGCGAGCCAGTAGAAACAGGTTTTTGTTATTGCAGACCAAGTCATCCACTTTCCATGACGAGGGGGAGATGACATGTCCGTTCTCGTAGACTTTTCGGTCGTTCTTCAACAGGAAGCGTCTCCGGATGAGAGGTGGCGGTGGTGCGAACGGATTCACCGGGCCAGCCGAATCGGTTTTGACCATCCATGCTTCGTAGGGGGCGTGGTCCTTGATTCGCAACACATGAGCTTCGGCGCACCACTGGCTGACGTCGATCGAATCAAAGTTGTCGTACGAAGCCCAGCAGAACCCTTGGTCCTTCCACTGTGTGCCCCACGAATTCATCAATCGAAGGGATCGCTTTTGGTCGTCGTAGCCAACTGCGGTGACGGCATGATGGTTCACCTCCGCGGCTGAATCGCTGCTCCAACGGTAAGGGGAACCATCGCTTGCATCGGAACGGAACTCCGTTTCCATGCGAACGACCAGGATGACGGGGTAACCCTCATGCAAGTACTGCTTGATCTCATCGAGGTTGCCAGCACGTGTGTTCTCGAGCAGCCGAAAGGTGTTGGCCTCGACCGCCGCTCGTGGTGAGACTGGTCTGTTGGATTGATCCAGGTTCGCTCGCGATGCACACCCATTGAGTTTCAAGAAGTCGATCGCTTGGAGAACAGTCAACCCCTCTCCATTGCTGGAAATCTGATCGTAGACATATTCGGGACTGAAGTGGTCGCCAGCGAAGGTTGGTTTGCGTCGACGTTCTTGGCTGATTTGGCAGGAGTAGGTCGAGTAGGCAACCGCCCAGGCGACGCAGTCGTTTTGGGATTGTTTGCCGGGGGTCGGCAAATGGTCTCGCAGGTCGACTTGTTCGGGCAGCAAGACCGAGTCCGTCGGGCCCCAGTTTTGGTCAATCCCGGGCGCCATGCTGTAAGCGGTGCCCATCGGCGGTACGAGGTGAGTCTCGTGCTCGGGGCTTGGAACGCGGTCCGGAACGGCTGTTTCATTCCGGGCGGCTGGGCCCGAAATCGCCGCACTTGGAATGGGGGCAGCGGTCGATGGTGAATGGCGTATTCGTGTCGGAATCTGTTGGTAGATTGGTGGCGGCATCAAGATGACACCGGGGTTGTCGGCGGACTGAGCGGCCAAATCGCTCGGCCCAATGGCTGTCAAAGCCACGCCGACGAAAGCTGTCACGAAACACAAACGCATGCTGTCAGGCCCAAAGAAAGATCAACGGAAGGAGTCGGAAATGGTTGGTTCTGCGTTGCTCACGCCCGCTGGCAAACTTGCGTGGGGCCTGAAAAAGGAATAGCCTTTCTCTTCGTGGGGTGAACAAACCAGCCGCTAGCATTCTATCCGAGACAAGCATCATGAGTAAAAGTCCAGAGCAAGTTCGTGCCATGGCATTGTCGGGGACCGTCTCGATACCACCGCGGTTCCCTGAATTGGCGACCATCACTTTCGAAAAAGGCGCTGCCGTTGCGGACCCCGCTTATGTGGTGGCGAGTCAGCAGTTGTCTCCCAAGCTTGCGGTCAAACGCAGTTTCTACGCGATGGACGTGAAGTGTTTGTTCGTTCCCAACTCCACCACCAACGTTGATCTTGAAAACGGCGAGTGGTTTGAGGGCGAGAAACTGGCTCAAAAAGCGTACGCGATGATGAACCAGGGCAAGGTGAACGGCATTCTCTACGTTCGCGAGCAGGCCCAGTCGTTGCTCGAAATGGAAGCGGGCATGACCGCGGCGGAGAGTGCGGAGTTCTACCCGCCGCTGCCGGAGGATCGTTCCGTCAACCACTACAACATGGAACCATCAGGGGTTTCCGCCGGTTGCCACTGAGGTCGCGCGATGAATTTCATGCCAACGATTGATCTGGCACTGCTTACGCGAGACGATCGCCCCTTGCAGGATTCTGTCCGGCACGCGATCGAGTCCCAAGTCGACGTCCGATTGAACGTGCACCGAGTCATCGGTCAACCTGGTCGGACGGATGCCAGCCGGATCGCAACCATCGTTCGGGCTCGAAACGAAGCCGTTCGTCGTGGCCGTTCGGACCACCTGATGTTTTTGGACGACGACGTGGTGCTTGGCAAAGACTGCATCGCTCGGTTGCACCATGCCTTGGTTGCGAGATCAAACTATGGGGCGTTTGCCGCGGACTACTTGGGCGAATCATCGGCTCATCGAGATTCACGGCATGTCGCGATGGGAGCCACGTTGTTCCGTCGATCTGTGTTGGAACGGCATGCGTTTCGTTGGGAACCCTCCAAGTGCGAATGTTTGTGCCGGTGCGAAGACATTCGCCGCAGTGGAGCACGCATTGGATATTTGAGCGGCGCCAAAGCATGGCATCTGACGCGTCAGCGTTCGTCGGCTGATTGTGCGAGAAGGAACGCTGCGGCAGTGGATCCTCCACCAATCAGCGTGAATCCGGAGGTCGTGAAGAACGCGAAAATTTTGGTGGCCTTCAATCGCCGTGATGTCCGACGATTCCAAGACGTGTTCTTGCGAACGTTGCGAGCATCGGGAAACACCCAGGAAGTCATCGTTGTGGGGTACGGTTTGTATCCCAGCGAGATTCAGAGCCTGCAAGCGTTGCCGAACGTGCGTTTCATTCGCCAACCGTACAACGGGCAGCTCCCACCGGTGAGGCGATTGACTGACTTTCGTGACATCGTCGCTCAGCTACCAAAAGGAACTCCGGTGGCTTACTGGGATGCGGGGGACGTGCTGTTTCAAGGTCGGCTCGATTCTCTTTGGCAGCAGACCCAGCAACATCCCAGCAAGATTTTGGCGGTCAGCGAACCACTTGGGTTCCCCCACAACAAAGCGATTCGGGGGTGGACGCAGACGATCGAAGATTCGTCGACGCGTCAGCGTGCGTTTGAACTTTTCGCGTCCAACCCCTTTCTGAACAGCGGTTTCAGTGCGGGAACGGCGGAGTCATTGAGCCGGTACTTCACCGAAGCCGTGCGACTGCGAAGCAGGGATTTGCGTGGAACGACCGACTGGGGCGACCAGACGGCTCTGAATCTCTATTGTCACAGCGATTCAGAGCGTTGGGTGGAAGTCTCCGAGGATTGGAATTTTTGTGTCCATGATCGCCGACGAGGGGATGTTCGTGTCCTGCCCAACGGGCAGGTGTTGAACCGTCAGGGAACGGCCATGCCCGTTGTGCATGGGAACGCTCGTTCGTTGACGCAACTCGCGATCGTCCGATGAGCCATTCATGAAACACATCGATGAAGACACGCCGACCTTTGTGATCAGTACGCTTGACGAGCAATCACAGGACCGGGTTCGTCAAATCGAGTGGCACCTGCACCGGGCAGGGTTTCGCAATGCGGAAATCATTCAAGCGAAGACGCCCACTACCGAAGACTTCGAACGTCTTGGATTGCCTGCCATTTTGCAGGGCAGGTGGCGATCCGATCTTCAGCACATGTGGGGGTCTGCCGCGTGCACGCTGTCGCACATTCAGTTCTACGACCGCTCGGAGGACGAGCTGCCGGTGATCGTCTTGGAAGACGACGTCACGATTCACCCAGAGTTTTTTCGGTTTTTAGAAAAGATCAGTTTCCCAGAAAAGGTTGAATGGGACCTGTGTCATTTGTCGTACGTCAATCTGCAGGTGGGAAGCCAAGCGAACCCCGACAATCTCGTGGCCCCGCATTTGGTTCGATGCCCACCAAACCACGTCGCGGCAACCTACAGCTACATCGTTCAGCGATCGTTTTTAGATCGATTTGCACCACTGGAAGAAGAGGTCGATTGCCAATTGGCTCGCCAAACCGAGGCGATTCGTAGTTTTGTGATCGAACACGAGCCGAAATTGACGTTGCCCGATTTCGAAATGGAGAGCGTGCGGAATTCGCTGGATCGAGTTTCCTGGCGACTGAACAACCCGCGTTCTGATTGATTGGACTGTCGATGATGGAGGCGAATCGACGTTGCCCAAGTTGCCTGTGAGCTTTCGCAAAGTCCCTGAATTGCCAGTTGGCAGAGGGGAATTCGGATGGGGATTTCATCTTGGTGCGATCAAAGGGTTCTGCTAATTTCCCTCTCATCGCCGGAGAGCCAGGAAGGCCCCCGCAAACGGCGATGCGATCTTCACAGAACCGGAAGGGAGTCCGACGTGGAAAACACGCAGAAAATTGGCCCAGCTTTGACCGGACAAACCGCGCATATCCGTTGGATGATTCGACGCGATATGCCGGATGTCTTGGGGATTGAATCCAACTGCTTTGAGTTCGCTTGGTCGGAGGATGATTTCATCCGCTGCCTTCGCCAACGCAACTGCATTGGCATGGTGGCAGAATGCGACGAGCGTGTGGCGGGTTTCATGATCTATGAACTGCACAAGAATCGGTTGCATATCTTGAACTTCGCTGTTCACAGTGACTACCGACGTCACGGCATCGGCAACACGATGATGCGAAAGTTGCTGGGCAAGTTGTCCCAGGAACGTCGCAATCGCATCATGCTGGAAGTTCGCGAGACGAACTTGGAAGCTCAGTTGTTCTTCAAGTCGTTGGGTTTCAAGGCCATTTCGGTGCTGCGAGATTTCTATGACGATGCGACGGAAGATGCCTACTTGATGCAGTTCCGCTATCAGCCCACCGCGGAAGAATTGGCTGCCCCTCACAATCGCATCACACGGATGGCCGGCTGAATCCAGCCGCAGGTCATTTCATGACCTGACACGCAGGGCGTTGCACTCCATGTTCAACGCCGTTTTTGATCGCCGTGTTTTTCAGTGCCGCTTGATGATTTCAGGTGGCAACTGTGGCGATGGTCTCAAGCGTTCAGTTGCGATGGAGTGACTTCAAAGACGCGGTTGGATGGTCCATGCTCGGACGCTTCTTACCCGGACCTCATCGCGGCCTTGTTTGATCAGGTCTCGGTTTTGGGGAGTGGCGACGTTCCTGCCATACAGTCCTGCGTCGACCGGGATTTGTTCCCCCTCGGCTCGAAGGTTCTGGTGGTCGCTGGATTGGCCTGCTCCGGTGTTCGCTTCTCGTGAGACGATCAGGTACATCGGTACTGTTGGGACCAATTTGGAGTCGCGGACAACTGCTTGGCCGTCGACAAACCAGATCAAAGCCTGCTCGGTCCAGAGCAGCCCGATTTTGTGCCAGCCTTGATTGATCCCCGGGACGTCGATCGATGTCTTGCCGTCTTCACGAAGTTCGTTGAAGGTGGATGGTGGATTCGTTTTTCCACCGATGCACTTCATGAGCAAAATGTTGTTGCGGGATTCGGCCTCTGGCGAATCTTTTTCAACGACCATCTCGTGTTCGTAGATGTCAATCTCAAGTCCGTTGCTCGGATCGTCGTCGTACGCTCCGCTTTGTTCCGAGGCCGGCATCAGCCAAAACGAATGGCGGTGAGCAAGGGCTTCCATGCCTTCGAAGTTCACCTCGATTTCAAAGAATGTCCCTGGCTCAAAGGTAACGTTGGGGGAGGCTGTGTCCGTCTTTCCTGGTTGCCCCCAAAATTGATCTTTGGGGACCTGTTGATCGGTTCGTTCGACCGGCACTTGTTTGCCGTTCATGCTTTTCAGTGCAAAGGTATCGAACCAGGAAGTGTGGATCTCAAAGTCGGCAAAGTTGACTTCGCCGCGGGCGGCATCGTTGGGGTCTGGGTCAAGGTATGCAAAATTGCGTGGCGATTCGCCGGCGTCACGGCTCACAAAACCTTCGATGTCTGAATCGGCGACGAAGCCTCGTTGGATCAAAACGCCATCTTCAATCGAGGCCGTTTGGTCATGGTGTTTGTCGTACCAGGCCGCGTGCCGCCGTCCCGGTCCCTGGCGATGTTGGCCGGCATTGTTGCTGACCGCCATGTCTTCTCGGCGGAGGAACCCTGTTTGGGGATCCAATGCTTCCGGCTCTGAAAAATCAACGTCGTATGTGAGACGAAACTCAAAGCGTTCGTGTGCACGTTGATCATTGATCTTCGGCAAATCGTCCGCGATCACAGGGGTTAGCAGTGAGAGGGCGAGGGCAATCACGCCAGTTGGTCGACTGCACATTTGGAGGCTCACTATCTGTTCGAAGGTTGTTTGGTCGCGTCGGCCGACGACTGCTGAGTCGCTTGCTCGCTTTGGTCAATCATAGCTTGCATTTCGGCAAGTTCCGTCTCGCTGGCATCCTCAATCACACTGTGGGCTTCGCCAGAGTCGCAGCCTGTCAGGCACAAAATGCATGAGCCGATGAAAAGTGTGTTGAACGCGAAAAGGAGGTTTTTCATCGTGATGTTCGGACGGAGGAAGTGGCGTTGTATGATTGCATTGGGCTGTCGTGAGAGGTGTCAATCGCCTTTGCGATGGCATCAGAATTCGCCGTTGATCACTTCTTTGGACGAACGCGTTCCCAGTGCACCCCACAATCCGTAGGGGCTCGGGGCACCGGGCGAGTTCCATCGCCAGATTGGTTCTGCTCCCGAGTTCCCGGCTTCGATGGAATCGGTGATGAATTTCACCGCTCCGTCTCCCATCAGCACATGCACACCGCCTTGGTGGCGGCTGGAGGTTGGGAACGAGGTCAGCAGCGATGCCGTGTCGGTGGTGCAGAGTTCGCGGTTGGGGGCCAGCGCCGTGTTGCAGGCACTGAAGTTTTGGTACGCATCGGCCCATCGAAATCCGCGACCGTCGGTGACTGCAACGCGCGGGTCGGCTGCTGGTCCCCAGAATTGAGGCCGTTCCGGATCGATCCAGTTGGGCAATTGGATCGCGCACCACTCCGGATTTTTGGACGGGCCGGCAATCCAGGAAGCTTGGTCGACCGCGATCGTTCGCTTGTCGTCATCGCCTAAGTCGGTTGCGATTTCACCCGCCGCAATCGTGTTGGACAGGCCGTCCAGGATGTCGCGGAACGCCATGTTCTTGTGCATCACAAAGAAGCCACGAGCCGACGCTCGGGTTTCTTCCGAGCGAACGGAATCAGGTTGCAGGTAGTCGTTCAGTCCACCCTCGTGAACGTTGTAAACGCTGTCGCCGAAAGACGCCGCGTAGTTGGTGCGCCCAAACGCAGGGAGTCCCGAACCCGGATCGCTTGGGCAACGGAAGGTCGGCATCTCTGTCACCCATGGGCCATAGTCGAGACGCGTTGGCGAAGGGCCCATTGCTGGCCAAGGGGGCGTCCGCGTTGACTTGTCGGCATTCCGGCCGTTCGGGCGACTGATGGCGTCCCACATCGCTTGCTGTTCCATGAATGGCAGCAAGCCAACGAGCATGCTCAGCCGGAGGTTGTTGGCAACCTCACTGCTGGACCACCATGCTGCTGGCCCCGAGTTGAGCGAATCGTATGTTCCTGCTCCCTGGGCAGGCAGCCGATTGTAAGCTGAGTGGTAGTTGTGCATGGCCAACCCAATCTGCTTGAAGTTGTTGCTGCAACTCATTCGCCGAGCGGCTTCTCTGGCGGCTTGCACGGCGGGCAACAGAAGCCCCACGAGCACGCCGATGATTGCAATCACCACCAGTAGTTCAACGAGGGTGAAGCCTTGTTTCGGTTTCTTTTTCGACGGCATGGTCAGTGGTCCGGTGACGCTAAAAGCTGCTGGAAATGAACGCCGGGATGAGATCGTTCGAAAAGCCAAGCGATATTAGTTTGCGTCGGACGCCTGAAAACCCCTCTCGTAGATGAACATTTGTAGAGCGGCGTTGATCGGTCCCGCAGCGAGCAAGGGTGTGCCTTCAAGTTGCCATGCAAGCGTTTAGAAAGGCATTTCTAAGCGCTGATCGTGGCCGGCAGAAAGCGAAGAATCAGGTCAATAAGCAACCCCAGGTGAGAAGTGTCAGGTGCCTTTTGTGAGAAGCATCCCTGGCGGCGTTCGGGCAAAGGGCACCTGACAGTCAGTTTCCGACCGTTCCTAAGAAGTGCCGTCCAGGTATTGCGTGAACGAATCGGGGACAGTTTGATTCAGCGGTTTGGAGCAACTCGTATTTCAGCTGAAAGCTCTTGAAATGCGTCCAGCCATTTCGCGGTGATGGCCTCCGCAATTCCCGCGTCTTCTTTCTCGCGAAGCTCTTTCGCTGTTCCGCCCCAGTAGAAGCTGATCCAACCATCGACATGAGTTTCAGACTGCAGGACGAAAGTCGTCAGCTCGTCGATTCCACATTTCATTGGGAACATCTCTTCAACGACCAAGGGCTTTCCGACTTCGTAGGCCTGCAGTGATTTCAAGGCGTGGTCAATCTTTCCTTTTTCGGGATAGAAATGAACCGAGGTAAAGTCCAGTCGCTTGCCAATGACGGGCGAATAGAAGAGCGGCTTTCCACCACCAAAGACGAACACCCAGGGGATCACACCGACGGTCACCATGGTTTCTGAATCGTGTTCGCGAATCGCGTCGACCATTTGGTTGACCCAGGCTTCCGCGATCTCTTCGCGGCTTCTTCCCTTTCGGTCGAGTGCCAGTCGTTGCACAAAGAACTTGCCGCCCAGTTCGCCGGCCAACCAATCCGTCTCGGGGGACTCGCCTGGCAGGATCGGTTCGTTCATCAGGTCGTAGCAAAAGATCGCCGGGCTTCCGGCGCACGTCTTCGCAACCGACGACCAAAATCGGGCCTGGACCTTCCAGCGTTCCGCCTCGTTGAGTTCATTCAGCCAGCCCGGAATGTTGGCTTTGTGGTAACACGCCAACCCGGTGAGATCGAGGTACAAGCGTTTGGACTCGGCCAGTTCGATCAGTCGCTTGAGTTGGTCAACCTGCGATTGAGACACCTGCTCGGGTGATTCCATCCACAGGCCGAGTTGCAGGTGAATCCGAACGCAGTTGGCACCGAGTTGTTGAATCTCGCCAAAGTCTTCGGCGACTCTGTCCCACTCTTCGATCCAGTACTCATCGAGCAGGCGTCCTGATTGATCATGATCGTAGTTCACTCCCCAGACCACAAAGGGCTGATCTGAACCGGCTTGAATGAACGATTGCCCGTCCGGGCTGACTCGGATCGCCGGCAAGGGCTCCGCGGCCTGGCTCACCAGCATCGAAAATGGAATCAGCACGAAGGCAAAACACGCTCTCAACATGATCCGTTCTCCCAGTTGCGATCACTCGCGGGTTGATTGTTCCAGCGTCTGAAACGCTCGGTAATAGCGTCGCCCAAATTCGCGATACGCCTCAGCTGAAAAATGAACTTGATCCCCTTTGTGCGTCAAATCGTCTGAAACGACAAAGGCTGTGTTCGTCATCCGTTCGGGCAGGGTCCGGTGAGCTTGGTCGACCAATTTGCGAAATTCGTTCCAGGGACGTTCGGGGAATTGACCCAACTGCCCCACCAAGATTGGAACGTCGGGAGAATGGAACTCGCGACGAAAGCGTAGGAACAAATCATCGAGTTCGGCTTGATAGTCCTGGGCTCGCTCTGGGGAGGAATCGGACTCGCCTTGGTGCCAAAGAATCCCTTTCAGTTCGCCTGCCTGCATCGCTTGCTGCATCCTTTGCAGGCAATCGTCATAGGGATGCGATTTGGTCTGGGCGTGAAAGCCATTGGGCTGCCAGGCTTCCAGTGACGAACCGCCCGCGGCGGTCGGGATCAAGCCAACGGTTGCCTCCGGATGAGCGTTGGCGTACTCGATCGCAAAGGTGCGTCCCAGCCCAACCCCCGCGATGCCGGGTTTATCAAAGTGGACCGGAGCTACTGCAGGTACAAAGTGGCCCTCTTTGTTCAGCATGAGGACACGCGGGTGAGGCTGAAGGTCTTGCTCTTCGATCTTTCCGCGTCCCGCCATGTTGGACTGGCCCGCAAGCAGAAACAGATGCAGGTTGGTGGGGGGAGGCGTTTCGGACGCGGATTCGACTTCGCTGCCAGTGTCGTCCGAGGCATGACCGGCGCCGAATGCGGTCGGTCCAGAGGTCAAAAGCAGGCAGATCGAAGCTGAGAAGAAGTGACGCCAAGTGGGGTGCATTGCAGTTCCTTTGGAATGAAACTGCGATGATACCATTGTTGGCGGCAGGTGGATCGAATGTCAGGCAGTGGCCTGTTGCGGGCGGGGGCTAGATCGCTTCTCCACCACGTTCACCCGTCCGAATTCGGACGCAGTCGTCCATGGGCAGGACGAAGATCTTCCCATCGCCAATTTCGCCGCTCTCACCGCTGCGGCCGCCTTCCAGAATGGCGTCGATGGTGGGCTGCACGAACTCTTCGTTCACGCCAATTTGCAATTGCACTTTTCGGAGCAAGCTGACGCCGTAGTCGCGGCCACGCATGGAGCCTGTTTGGCCCCGTTGGCGGCCAAACCCTTGGCAATCCACCACCGTCAGGCGGTGCACCTCCACTCGGGTCAATGCCTCTTTGATGGCATCCAATTTGGAGGGTTGAACGATTGCGATGATCAATTTCATGGACGGTGCAAGTCTGAAGTTGCGAGCAGGCAAATCGAGCGAGCTATTCGAGCGGGCAAGGAGGTTGCCCTTTCGGCGTTCAGGTCCGCTCCTGATCGCTGACCGAAAGCTGGTGGCGTCGAGGGCCAACCAAGAATTTAGTCGATCGCCAGTTTTTCGCGTAGACCCGGTGATTGACGGTTTGCCACGTCTGGGGCGATGAATCGCTGGCAGCGCAAAAAAAAAGACCCCGACCCGCAACAGGTGAGGCGGACACCTGTCGCGGATCATTGGGGCTTCTTCTGGCCCAGGCAAGAGCCGAGAAGTTCAAAGGCACCGCGCTGCGACGCCGCCGAGTGTGGTAACGGCACATTCGGCGACATCACTGCGGTGGGTAGAACTAGATCACCGATCCGCCAGCGACGGCGTCCGATGGATAAGCGTGCATACCGTGTTCGCTGATATCCAAACCAGCT includes these proteins:
- a CDS encoding sialate O-acetylesterase, producing MHPTWRHFFSASICLLLTSGPTAFGAGHASDDTGSEVESASETPPPTNLHLFLLAGQSNMAGRGKIEEQDLQPHPRVLMLNKEGHFVPAVAPVHFDKPGIAGVGLGRTFAIEYANAHPEATVGLIPTAAGGSSLEAWQPNGFHAQTKSHPYDDCLQRMQQAMQAGELKGILWHQGESDSSPERAQDYQAELDDLFLRFRREFHSPDVPILVGQLGQFPERPWNEFRKLVDQAHRTLPERMTNTAFVVSDDLTHKGDQVHFSAEAYREFGRRYYRAFQTLEQSTRE
- a CDS encoding P-II family nitrogen regulator, which produces MKLIIAIVQPSKLDAIKEALTRVEVHRLTVVDCQGFGRQRGQTGSMRGRDYGVSLLRKVQLQIGVNEEFVQPTIDAILEGGRSGESGEIGDGKIFVLPMDDCVRIRTGERGGEAI